The window agtggtccctgagattgtccaccatccataattttgatcattccgttaaaaactttttgggcaattttcaaaacttcgtaactcaattgattcttaaccaaattcagcctataatatatcaaaatgaagattaaaaagtgtagaacaagattatactaTTTGGAAGTCCAATGATTGCTGGAGAtgaccggaaaatagcctgaaaggtgactggtccgcaggaaaattggaaaactcgccagaaactgggtaaattttaaacattaataacttcttcaatatgcaacgaaatcgagtgattcaaaaaggaaaataatactTTTCGATGAGACGAAGAAAATGATATCTTTCTTTACTGCTAACTCGTCGTGGTTTGGCTGAAAAgctgctcgaaagtggctaacttggttagccacttttgagccgttgtccgaccaaaccacgacgagttagccttcgaaaaagttaccattctcttcgtctcatcaagaagtattattttcatttttgaatcacttgatttggttgagtattgaagaagttatgaacatttaaagtttacccagtttacgacgagttttccagtttttcctCGAACCAGTCACCTTTTAGGcaattttccggccatctccagcATCCATTgagcttccaaataggtataatcttattctacacttccctatcttcattttgataaattatgggttaaatttggttaagaaacgattgagttacaaaactttgaaaattgcccaaaatcgtttttaacggAAAGATTAAAATCATGGatagtggacaatctcagggaccatttctattgattttcaatcttaaggaccatttttattgatcatgcaaatctcaatgaccattttgtataatagcCCATAAAAGTTCATATGAGTATtcgattaaaattaaagttcaagaggaaattggctaattaGAAAATTTTAGATGGGTAATTGGCTAGCAAATCAACAAATATACCATATTTTAAAGGTAGAGGGGATTAGGTGATTTTATTTGACTATAAACTTGTTTACGACGTGAGATTGATTCTCgtaattttgtgaaaaatgtcGTACTAATGACATAGTCGAGGTTTGGCATATCATCCCAAACTTTTTCTCATTAAATAGACCCCACGTCAAAAGcttgtttataaacttgttCGTAATGTTTTGTAGGGCAATGTGTTATACAACTTAATCTTTCTAGCTACTGATCGAACTTTCGTCCGCTATTTGACAAATTATTATTCCATCTTTAAAGAAATTGGGATCACTTACCattcaattttaattcaatagtgaaagaaaaactaaaacgacacaaaaatttaaattttttttttttattcttcttcaacTTTGAATCAAGATCGAACTGTGAAAATTATAAATTTGGATGCTTGGTTAAAAGTCCGTAGAACGTAGGAGATTGGTGAAACGAGGTGTTTAGTTACAAGTGTGATGTCATATTCTTAATTGAAATGGCTATAAAAGGTTACGTTTGCCATTTCAAAATTAATGTATGTTGATATCAGCATAAAATTAACAGAACCTTAACGAAAGATGTGTAGGGGTTttggaaaataattttaaaacatcaaaaaaatatttgtgaTATGTTCAAAACCTGAAGAATTTTGCGAAAACGCAATAAACTTCAAAAGGCTGTATGTGTAATTAACCCCTAGAGATAAAAGTTCAATTCCGATCCAACCGTCAGAAAATCATTCTCTACTTTTCATGAAACGCAGCGTCTTATCTGGGTAGCGGGGCTTTCACTTCTTCATATCCATTTCTCAGAGTCGCGCGCAGCAGCAGGAGGGCTCGGATAGTCCAATGCAAAATCTTTCTCGCAAATTCTCGACAGTCCCAATTCACAAGCTTCTACCTTCGCAGCTTCACCAGCACAGACCACATCCGGCCGAAATCTTCTCGGAGTTTCAGCAGAGGCGGAAGCTCTTGGAGCACAAACTCGTCGCCGTTCTAGATGGATGCGCCGGCCTCCGCCAAGTCAAAGCGGTTCACGGTCACCTCCTCCTCCACGGCCTCGGCCAATGCTGCTACGTTCTCACGAAGCTCATCCGCACGCTCACGAAGCTCGACGTCCCCATGGACACGTATCCGCTCCTAGTCTTCCGACAGGTCAAGTACCCAAACCCGTTTCTCTGGACGGCTATGGTCCGCGGGTACAGTATCCAAGGACCTGTTTCGGAATCGCTGAATTTTTATACTTGTATGAGGAAATCGGGTGTTGGACCGGTGTCGTTTACGTTCTCCGCGCTTTTTAAGGCCTGTGGGGATGTGCTTGATGTGAATTTGGGGCGGCAGATTCATGCCCACACGATTTTAGTTGGTGGGTTCGTGGTGGATTTGTATGTGGGGAACACTATGATCGATATGTATGTGAAATGTGGGTTTTTGGAGTGTGGGCGtaaggtgtttgatgaaatgcctgAGAGGGATGTTGTTTCTTGGACTGAGTTGATTGTTGCTTATACCAAGGTTGGGGATATGGAATCAGCCCGGGAGTTGTTTGAGGGGTTGCCTGCAAAAGATATGGTGGCGTGGACTGCAATGGTTAACGGTTATGCTCAGAATGCCCATCCGAGAGAGGCTTTGGATTGCTTTGAGAGAATGCAGTGTGCTAGTGTAGGAACTGATGAGATTACGTTGGTTGGTCTCATTTCGGCTTGTGCACAATTAGGTGCATCTAAATATGCTAATTGGGTTCGGGACATTGCTGAGAAATCCGGTTTTGGGCCTACTGAAAATGTTCTTGTGGGTTCTGCATTGATAGATATGTACTCCAAGTGTGGAAGCTTGGATAATGCATTCAAGGTTTTTCAGGGAATGAAGGAAAGAAACGTATTTTCTTATAGCTcaatgattttggggtttgCAATGCACGGTCGTGCAAGTGCAGCGATAGAATTATTTCATGAGATGTTGACGACGGAGATAAGACCTAACAAGGTTACTTTTATAGGGGTGCTGACAGCTTGCAGCCATGCTGGTATGGTTGATCAAGGTCGGCAGTTATTTGCAACCATGGAGAAGTACTATGATGTTGTTCCAACAGCTGATCATTACACTTGCATGGTAGACCTACTTGGTCGAGCTGGGCGCTTGGAAGAAGCTCTTGCGCTTGTTGAAACAATGCCAATAGATGCCCATGGAGGCGTGTGGGGAGCTCTACTCGGGGCATGTCGTACCCATGGGAATCCCGACATTGCTCAGATTACTGCTAACCATCTTTTTGAGCTTGAACCTGATAGTATTGGAAACTATGTAGTGCTCTCGAACATTTATGCATCAGCAGGAAGGTGGGATGAGGTTTCAAGAGTGAGGAAGTTGATGAGGGAAAAGGGTCTGAAAAAGAAACCTGCATATAGTTGGGTTGAAACAAAGAAAGGCGTAATTCACGAGTTCTGTGCAGGTGAAACAACCCATCCAGAGTTCACCGAGATTAAGAAGACGTTGGAGGACCTTCTGGACAGATTACTGGCTAATGGCTACCAGCCTAACCTGGATTCTGCGGCTTATGCTGTGGGAGATGATGAAAAGACGCGTATATTAATGTCTCATAGTGAAAAGCTAGCTTTAGCGTATGCATTACTCAGTACAGATTCTGTTTCCGCCATTAAGATTATGAAGAACATTAGGATTTGTGAAGACTGTCATTCGTTTATGTGCGGTGCATCCCAAGTTACGGGGAGGGAGATTGTCGTGAGAGATAACATGAGATTCCACCACTTCCACAATGGGACATGCTCTTGCGGAAACTTTTGGTGATTGAACCTGCAgatgaagattgttggaagaagaTTACAGAGCAATGATTGATAAGGCGGAAGGCCAGGTTTCAAGCAATATGATCATTTATGGAACACAATTGGAAATTAGTCTTGCTCCTTAGG of the Pyrus communis chromosome 1, drPyrComm1.1, whole genome shotgun sequence genome contains:
- the LOC137731082 gene encoding pentatricopeptide repeat-containing protein At5g44230, encoding MQNLSRKFSTVPIHKLLPSQLHQHRPHPAEIFSEFQQRRKLLEHKLVAVLDGCAGLRQVKAVHGHLLLHGLGQCCYVLTKLIRTLTKLDVPMDTYPLLVFRQVKYPNPFLWTAMVRGYSIQGPVSESLNFYTCMRKSGVGPVSFTFSALFKACGDVLDVNLGRQIHAHTILVGGFVVDLYVGNTMIDMYVKCGFLECGRKVFDEMPERDVVSWTELIVAYTKVGDMESARELFEGLPAKDMVAWTAMVNGYAQNAHPREALDCFERMQCASVGTDEITLVGLISACAQLGASKYANWVRDIAEKSGFGPTENVLVGSALIDMYSKCGSLDNAFKVFQGMKERNVFSYSSMILGFAMHGRASAAIELFHEMLTTEIRPNKVTFIGVLTACSHAGMVDQGRQLFATMEKYYDVVPTADHYTCMVDLLGRAGRLEEALALVETMPIDAHGGVWGALLGACRTHGNPDIAQITANHLFELEPDSIGNYVVLSNIYASAGRWDEVSRVRKLMREKGLKKKPAYSWVETKKGVIHEFCAGETTHPEFTEIKKTLEDLLDRLLANGYQPNLDSAAYAVGDDEKTRILMSHSEKLALAYALLSTDSVSAIKIMKNIRICEDCHSFMCGASQVTGREIVVRDNMRFHHFHNGTCSCGNFW